The Vibrio sp. SNU_ST1 genome has a segment encoding these proteins:
- a CDS encoding 2OG-Fe dioxygenase family protein → MLHAHENTLHITHLSNHAVKELSPSFSKLPSTEHADGQFRLRRYSVVEFSNGQVVELDKHNFVQSEDINHFQGDVVRQFEPIEAQILSSEGMQEMCELFIETNGLEDGQEIEIHQIRIAAIFEETQVAPEGVHQDGFDHIAIIGVTRHNIVGGEVMLYQDSHEAPFFRKVLGDGEVAMLADSKLWHNAQPIRTIDHGEMGYMDVFVLTAKDARNVLHS, encoded by the coding sequence ATGTTACATGCTCACGAAAATACCCTACATATTACCCACCTCAGTAACCATGCAGTTAAGGAGTTGTCACCTTCATTCTCTAAGCTACCAAGCACAGAGCATGCGGATGGCCAGTTCCGATTGAGAAGGTACTCAGTGGTTGAATTCAGTAATGGACAAGTCGTTGAGCTAGACAAACATAACTTTGTTCAGTCTGAAGACATTAATCACTTTCAAGGTGACGTTGTTCGTCAGTTCGAGCCGATTGAAGCACAAATCCTAAGCAGCGAAGGCATGCAAGAGATGTGTGAACTGTTTATTGAAACCAACGGGCTTGAAGACGGACAAGAAATCGAAATCCATCAAATCCGCATTGCCGCTATTTTTGAAGAAACTCAGGTTGCACCAGAAGGTGTTCACCAAGACGGCTTCGACCACATCGCGATCATTGGTGTTACTCGTCACAACATCGTTGGTGGTGAAGTGATGCTTTATCAAGATAGCCACGAAGCACCGTTCTTCAGAAAAGTGTTAGGCGATGGCGAAGTGGCAATGCTTGCTGATAGTAAGCTTTGGCACAATGCACAACCGATTCGTACCATAGACCATGGCGAGATGGGCTACATGGATGTGTTTGTATTAACGGCTAAGGATGCGCGCAATGTCCTTCACTCTTAA
- a CDS encoding cysteine desulfurase-like protein — MSFTLNYVRQQFSALGQYHNGKPVTFFDGPGGSQVPENVLASMTEYLGHFNSNLGGHYFSSQKTTSLMQQAREAAQALLNAESSGNVVFGANMTSLTFQLSRAISRDWQEGDEVIVTALDHYSNVSSWQQAADDKGAIVRQVRVDESDCSLDMAHFESLLNEKTKLVAVTFASNTTGSIVDMAKVIELAHQHGAQVYVDAVHYAPHHLIDVQQLNCDFLACSAYKFFGPHVGIAYVAPQWLHTLKPYKVEPATNIGPGRFETGTQSFEGLAGVIAAVDYLAQFGDPDDSLRSRLEQSYALYNKHESQLSEYFLKRLSDLEGAKLYGKTEFDSNLRTPTFAVTFDSYSPEFIAKKLGEHNICVWNGHFYALGLVKQLGIEEQGVVRIGCMHYNSIEEIDLLFNVLEGILRSH, encoded by the coding sequence ATGTCCTTCACTCTTAATTATGTGCGCCAACAGTTTAGTGCGTTAGGCCAATATCATAATGGCAAGCCAGTCACTTTCTTTGATGGGCCGGGTGGTTCTCAGGTGCCTGAGAATGTTTTAGCTTCAATGACTGAATACCTAGGGCATTTCAATTCAAACCTAGGTGGCCACTACTTTTCTAGCCAAAAGACGACTAGCTTAATGCAGCAAGCGCGAGAAGCGGCGCAAGCACTGCTTAATGCGGAATCTTCTGGCAACGTTGTGTTCGGTGCAAACATGACGTCGTTGACCTTCCAATTGAGCCGAGCGATCAGCCGCGATTGGCAAGAGGGCGATGAAGTTATCGTCACTGCGCTAGATCATTACTCAAACGTGTCGAGCTGGCAGCAAGCGGCAGACGACAAAGGCGCGATTGTTCGCCAAGTTCGTGTAGACGAGTCGGATTGCAGTTTGGATATGGCACATTTTGAATCGCTGCTTAACGAGAAAACCAAGCTTGTCGCGGTGACGTTTGCCTCGAATACGACGGGCTCGATTGTCGACATGGCAAAAGTGATCGAGCTTGCACATCAGCATGGTGCGCAGGTTTATGTCGATGCCGTGCATTACGCACCGCATCACTTGATCGATGTTCAGCAACTGAATTGCGATTTTTTAGCGTGTTCAGCTTATAAGTTCTTCGGCCCTCATGTTGGCATTGCTTATGTTGCGCCTCAATGGCTACATACTTTAAAGCCTTACAAGGTTGAGCCTGCAACCAATATCGGCCCAGGTCGTTTTGAGACAGGTACGCAAAGCTTCGAAGGCCTTGCCGGTGTGATTGCGGCGGTGGATTATTTGGCGCAGTTTGGTGATCCAGACGATTCATTGCGTTCTCGTTTAGAGCAAAGTTACGCATTGTATAATAAGCATGAAAGCCAACTCAGTGAGTACTTTCTTAAGCGCTTGTCCGATCTTGAAGGAGCAAAGCTTTACGGGAAAACCGAGTTTGATTCAAACTTAAGAACCCCAACCTTTGCGGTTACCTTTGATAGCTACTCTCCAGAGTTCATCGCTAAGAAGCTGGGTGAGCATAATATCTGTGTGTGGAATGGTCACTTCTACGCATTAGGGCTGGTAAAGCAGCTAGGTATTGAAGAGCAGGGCGTGGTGCGTATTGGCTGTATGCATTACAACTCGATTGAAGAGATCGACTTGTTGTTTAATGTGCTTGAAGGGATCTTGCGAAGCCACTAG